One region of Zingiber officinale cultivar Zhangliang chromosome 7B, Zo_v1.1, whole genome shotgun sequence genomic DNA includes:
- the LOC122003840 gene encoding vacuolar protein sorting-associated protein 32 homolog 1-like, with amino-acid sequence MFFKIFRPCCEDSQISSSIISSSSAKLKETREMLQEREHVLQQNISLERDRAKQFIREKNRQAAKNCLKRKMYIESKTKQLKVFQSAIRNQEQKIARLAEVAKLKRQQTLI; translated from the exons ATGTTCTTCAAGATTTTCCGTCCATGCTGCGAAGACTCGCAGATCTCCTCATCCAtcatctcctcctcctccgcgAAGCTCAAGGAG ACTCGGGAAATGCTTCAGGAGAGGGAGCATGTTCTGCAACAGAACATATCACTTGAGCGTGATAGAGCAAAACAATTTATCAGGGAAAAGAATAGACAAG CTGCAAAGAACTGCTTGAAGAGGAAAATGTATATCGAAAGTAAAACGAAGCAGCTTAAGGTTTTCCAATCGGCCATTCGCAATCAG GAGCAAAAGATAGCAAGATTGGCTGAGGTAGCAAAGCTCAAGAGACAACAAACACTCATCTGA
- the LOC122005978 gene encoding probable disease resistance protein At1g58602 codes for MDASAVVRVVDKLSKLIYQEANYLGSFRDAVEWLNIELHRIQCFLKDAEPKGSKGDERVKNWVREIRDVAYEIEDLIDIIGAASKRKNHRRRKRTFVGLASRYATAPFDYYSRHHLLCGIDRIKEKIVDISRSREIFGVSNFGGSRDPDRVDVNLPTPLLASPDFEDDVHLVGFEEDKELLVRHLIDQQNQWRSFVSVVGMGGLGKTTLAKKVYRDPRVRKQFDVLCWVSVSKNYRGAEFLNCIIEKVMGLTGEELLRMRREELERKLDQQFQERRCLIVLDDVWLSSTCEDLKRLFPDHKNGSRVLLTTRSLDVARSADPSFAPHMPRFLDDDESWELLQKKAFPSRRGHERRCPGDLEEVGRKLAKNCHGLPLALVVLGSLLFKKGPFPATWNRVFESLDWEFMEDGNKCFDILALSYDDLPDDSFRSCFLYISSFPEGSEIFVSRLIELWNAEGFIRPRPKEAVEKTAKDYIDELSQRCMVQVVKRIAGHGPAKSIRIHDLLREWCISKARMEGFLHVVGGKEKNAAAIDATTACRRTALPDGLNGGGGPYVPSPKLRALLAFNCKNLGNSKQLSFTSLRTLRVLYLEGSSGIMKLPEDIKSMVHLRYLGLKTRLVELPPSIADLPYLEVLDARLSRIIQLPSRLWRIATLKKVYVGSVEQPVKISKLGNSQSLRVVEWVDIAGGWIERTENEISSFRKLGITGIQQAHRKALTRFLRKLRHLASLNLCFSDHDGEILTHVLRSLSDHHELRSLKLHGRYFLAISRRAWGAFPPNLTKLVLNRFEFLQDPMEELEKLRHLVDLQILAPEVGHHLVAPDYKVMTCSAGGFPRLQHLQMYGLKVEEWRIEASAMRSLTSLTVISMVKLRRVPEGLQHIATLQELAFNDMSRDFYRRIKASEGEDWQFISHVPCVSIREGFMKIWLSDSFPSQQLKAFIFSRKAAKEFIMGGRSSNVPEKLQLELLTSEDSPGVLDETDTVIEGR; via the exons ATGGACGCATCGGCCGTGGTCCGTGTGGTGGATAAGCTCAGCAAGCTCATCTACCAAGAAGCAAACTACTTGGGCAGCTTCCGCGACGCGGTGGAGTGGCTGAACATTGAGCTGCACCGAATCCAATGCTTCCTCAAAGACGCGGAGCCCAAGGGAAGCAAGGGAGACGAAAGAGTGAAGAATTGGGTGCGCGAGATCCGAGACGTGGCCTACGAGATCGAAGACCTCATCGACATCATCGGAGCTGCGTCCAAGAGGAAGAATCACCGGAGGAGAAAACGAACCTTCGTTGGGTTAGCGTCAAGATATGCCACTGCCCCCTTTGACTATTATTCCCGGCACCATCTTCTTTGCGGTATCGATCGGATTAAGGAAAAGATCGTTGACATTTCTAGGAGCAGAGAAATCTTTGGCGTTTCCAATTTTGGCGGTAGCCGCGATCCTGATCGTGTGGATGTCAACCTTCCCACGCCTCTACTCGCGTCCCCTGATTTCGAGGATGATGTCCATCTCGTTGGCTTCGAGGAAGACAAGGAGCTACTGGTGCGGCACTTGATCGATCAGCAGAATCAATGGCGAAGCTTCGTTTCTGTAGTGGGCATGGGCGGTCTCGGCAAGACTACCCTCGCCAAGAAGGTCTACCGTGATCCTCGAGTCCGAAAGCAGTTCGACGTGCTGTGCTGGGTCAGCGTCTCCAAAAACTACAGAGGAGCCGAGTTCCTGAACTGCATCATCGAAAAAGTCATGGGCCTCACCGGGGAGGAATTGCTGAGGATGAGGCGGGAGGAGCTCGAGAGGAAGCTCGATCAGCAGTTCCAAGAACGGAGATGCTTGATCGTGTTGGACGATGTCTGGCTGAGCAGCACATGCGAAGACCTGAAACGGCTTTTCCCTGATCACAAGAATGGAAGCAGAGTCTTGCTCACCACTCGCAGTTTGGACGTGGCGAGGTCAGCGGATCCCTCGTTCGCCCCCCACATGCCTCGGTTCCTGGATGACGACGAGAGCTGGGAGCTGTTGCAGAAGAAGGCTTTTCCGTCACGCAGAGGCCATGAAAGGAGGTGTCCAGGAGACCTAGAAGAGGTAGGCCGAAAGCTAGCGAAGAATTGCCATGGCTTACCTCTTGCTCTGGTGGTGCTCGGGTCGCTTCTCTTCAAAAAGGGTCCTTTCCCTGCAACCTGGAACCGAGTGTTCGAGAGCTTGGATTGGGAATTCATGGAGGATGGGAACAAGTGTTTCGACATCTTGGCTCTCAGCTACGATGACTTGCCCGACGACAGCTTTAGATCATGCTTCCTGTACATTTCTTCCTTCCCGGAAGGCTCGGAGATCTTCGTGTCTAGGCTGATCGAGCTGTGGAATGCAGAAGGGTTCATAAGGCCGAGGCCCAAAGAAGCAGTGGAGAAAACGGCGAAGGATTACATCGATGAGCTCTCGCAGCGGTGCATGGTGCAGGTGGTGAAGAGGATCGCCGGCCATGGGCCGGCGAAGTCGATAAGAATCCACGACCTGCTGCGAGAATGGTGCATATCCAAGGCGAGAATGGAAGGCTTTCTCCACGTCGTCGGCGGCAAAGAAAAGAACGCCGCCGCGATAGATGCGACGACGGCGTGCCGTCGCACGGCTCTCCCGGATGGCCTGAACGGCGGCGGAGGACCGTACGTCCCCTCCCCCAAGCTGCGCGCTCTGCTGGCGTTCAACTGCAAGAACTTGGGGAATTCCAAACAGCTCTCGTTCACCAGCCTTCGCACGCTCAGAGTGCTTTACCTCGAGGGAAGCTCAGGAATCATGAAACTTCCCGAGGACATCAAGAGCATGGTTCACTTGAGGTATTTGGGATTGAAAACCAGGCTGGTAGAGCTCCCGCCTTCCATCGCCGACTTGCCGTATCTGGAAGTCCTCGACGCGCGACTAAGCAGAATCATCCAGCTGCCGAGTAGATTATGGAGGATCGCGACGCTGAAGAAGGTGTACGTCGGCTCCGTGGAACAGCCAGTTAAAATCTCCAAGTTGGGGAATTCTCAGAGCTTGCGAGTCGTAGAATGGGTCGACATCGCCGGAGGATGGATTGAGAGAACCGAGAACGAAATCTCCAGCTTCCGCAAGCTGGGAATTACAGGCATTCAGCAGGCCCATCGCAAGGCACTGACAAGATTTCTGAGAAAATTACGCCATCTCGCCTCTCTAAACCTCTGTTTCTCCGATCACGACGGAGAAATCTTAACTCACGTTTTGAGGTCACTTTCCGACCATCACGAGCTCCGCTCGCTCAAGCTGCACGGCCGATACTTCCTAGCGATCTCGCGCCGCGCTTGGGGGGCGTTTCCCCCAAACTTAACCAAGCTCGTGCTCAACAGGTTTGAGTTCCTGCAAGATCCAATGGAGGAGCTCGAGAAGCTGCGCCACCTCGTGGACCTTCAGATCTTAGCCCCTGAAGTAGGGCACCATCTCGTGGCGCCGGACTACAAAGTGATGACATGCTCCGCCGGAGGCTTCCCTCGCTTGCAGCATCTGCAAATGTACGGCCTCAAAGTGGAGGAATGGAGGATCGAGGCTTCGGCCATGCGCAGCCTCACGAGCTTGACGGTGATCAGCATGGTGAAGCTGAGAAGGGTGCCGGAAGGGCTGCAGCATATCGCCACCCTGCAGGAACTAGCATTCAACGACATGTCGCGGGATTTCTACAGGCGAATCAAGGCGAGCGAGGGCGAGGACTGGCAGTTCATTAGCCACGTTCCCTGTGTCAGTATCCGAGAAGGATTCATGAAGATCTGGCTCAGTGATTCCTTCCCTAGCCAACAGCTCAAGGCCTTCATATTCTCTCGGAAGGCTGCTAAAGAATTCATCATGGGAGGCAGAAGCAGCAACGTCCCAGAAAA GTTGCAGTTGGAATTATTAACGTCTGAGGATTCGCCTGGGGTGTTGGATGAAACGGATACGGTGATCGAGGGTAGATAG